A genome region from Anopheles stephensi strain Indian chromosome 2, UCI_ANSTEP_V1.0, whole genome shotgun sequence includes the following:
- the LOC118507748 gene encoding uncharacterized protein LOC118507748 isoform X4 gives MDSKFCISLLVGLVLGVICHETSAQNYRMVCGRRRVKSVYLNRNGLDAKPGHWPWHAAIYDSKGVDYKCGGTVIDENTILTAASCVFEGSVINASDISVYLGRIHLSEDTEYTQALDAEEIILHPAFSGDVSNDIALIKLATNITMTKFVQPVCLWTMNDNPYTIRGMKGTIVGFGSENHLKQKTLGVVDATRCVASDREGFGKLRVSEMLCVAGQEGTGACDGDGGGGLFFEVEGKWYVRGIVSYISGDTENEICTTTKHAAFTDVTKYVNWIKKYIDPDILPVSSDLTDLDYDEKLQLFDLTTCGVASNSIAAGGVPWTLPWLGFVGIYRSLDNTVDKRCVVTLLNEWYAVGPAHCFQNDGLERRVLFGGNTELAQTNCDDQMSKEPCESPTQMLQIQRIIIHPTYNINNTVDNIALIELLDPADTTQPNVRPICIPIVPKLRSNATTDLSIATQTSSPISFVSKPVDYIDSENCTDKYDRQGFPLFLESKRFCTQISTVEEQNCTQLKAGTPLQERRKIIGKEQFFLRGFDLFEQSCSASLPSVHSNVNAYLDWMLYNMRYSVLEEADDTTNDEDTLIEESWNQLRHDPDQEKISFFNLDTCGVTATIANNATKIDRTFYPWMGLLVTHKNTMEPLTYIESAVVLISDRYALAPAHIVNNSVSWRFVVLGQCNELILASCANSNCDHLFHKMEIKNILIHPSYTGDPKRHNIALIEFMKPADLQHPYINPICLPLVQEIRNIYPPELTVMPYRNYDNEIKNVASVHPSICQERFAQEGMLLSLDQIPKCVEDTAKIVRKRVILKSGALLQTTSQIGGRDRYFLRGINIHNDTLAKEYQYLPYAFTDTDLYLDWILTNMKAPSDQNSTATKALDEYQPADFGPVNLPAVKMHIQNGSLDQNTCGVYPKVQESTNKLYSPWMGYVTAHPDPKDLLCVVLLISERFVVGPVHTIIDRTDIKVQLGSMIDSSDVECEEGDESTLCDPELQRIPITRMIVHPHFNPSDYSNDIMLLQLSRSVRKPQINPICLPVVDQIRSYDIANVRGHAFNLVSLNFVAKKLDEHTYIPSSECQKRWNQLALNWQLENVTQCVVAQFSPNTECLTTLPGFPVYTLQTFNGMERLFLRGFAKAWPHFCSKYYPVIYTSIDAHLDWILETIN, from the exons ATGGACTCAAAGTTCTGCATCTCTTTGCTAGTGGGGCTCGTGCTCGGTGTGATCTGTCATGAAACATCGGCCCAGAACTATCGGATGGTTTGTGGCAGACGTAGGGTGAAATCGGTATATCTCAACCGAAATGGACTCGACGCAAAGCCGGGCCACTGGCCATGGCATGCGGCCATTTACGATAGTAAAGGAGTCGACTATAAGTGTGGCGGAACCGTCATCGACGAGAACACCATCCTAACAG CTGCTAGCTGTGTCTTTGAAGGTAGCGTGATAAACGCAAGCGACATTTCCGTCTACCTCGGGCGCATCCATCTGTCGGAGGACACCGAGTACACCCAGGCACTTGATGCAGAGGAAATAATACTGCATCCGGCGTTCAGTGGAGACGTTTCCAACGATATTGCCCTGATCAAGCTGGCGACCAACATCACCATGACGAAGTTTGTACAACCCGTTTGCTTGTGGACCATGAACGACAATCCATACACGATCAGGGGCATGAAGGGAACGATCGTCGGCTTTGGTTCGGAAAATCATTTGAAGCAAAAGACACTTGGTGTCGTCGATGCTACGAGATGCGTGGCGAGCGATCGGGAAGGGTTCGGAAAATTGCGCGTGTCGGAAATGTTATGTGTCGCAGGACAGGAAGGTACGGGTGCGTGTGACGGAGACGGTGGCGGCGGTTTGTTCTTCGAAGTCGAGGGCAAATGGTATGTCCGAGGCATCGTTTCGTACATTTCGGGTGACACTGAAAATGAAATATGTACTACCACTAAACATGCCGCCTTCACCGACGTTACCAAGTACGTCAACTGGATTAAGAAGTACATCGATCCTGACATACTGCCAGTTAGCTCAGACTTAACCGATTTGGATTATGATGAAAAGCTTCAACTGTTTGATTTGACTACGTGTGGTGTGGCATCAAACTCGATCGCCGCCGGAGGTGTACCATGGACCTTACCATGGCTCGGGTTTGTCGGAATCTATAGGTCTTTGGACAATACTGTCGATAAGCGGTGTGTAGTGACGCTGCTTAATGAATGGTACGCTGTTGGGCCTGCACATTGCTTCCAGAACGATGGTTTAGA ACGACGCGTTCTTTTCGGTGGTAACACCGAGCTTGCACAAACGAATTGTGATGATCAAATGAGTAAGGAGCCTTGCGAAAGTCCTACGCAAATGCTCCAGATCCAACGAATCATCATTCATCCAACGTACAACATTAATAACACCGTGGACAATATAGCGCTTATTGAGCTGCTTGACCCAGCCGATACAACACAACCGAATGTACGACCCATCTGCATACCCATCGTACCCAAGCTTCGGTCAAACGCCACCACGGACCTTAGCATTGCCACCCAAACATCATCTCCAATATCGTTTGTCAGCAAACCGGTTGACTACATCGATTCCGAGAACTGCACGGACAAGTACGATCGACAAGGGTTCCCCCTGTTTCTCGAATCCAAACGATTCTGCACCCAAATCTCTACTGTCGAAGAACAGAACTGCACACAGCTCAAAGCTGGCACGCCTCTCCAAGAGCGAAGGAAAATCATCGGAAAGGAGCAGTTTTTCCTGCGAGGATTTGATTTGTTCGAACAGTCTTGTTCAGCATCACTGCCTTCTGTCCACAGTAATGTCAATGCCTATTTGGACTGGATGTTGTACAACATGAGATACAGTGTGTTGGAGGAAGCCGACGACACAACGAACGATGAGGATACACTGATAGAGGAAAGCTGGAATCAGTTGCGCCACGATCCAGACCAGGAGAAGATTTCGTTTTTCAATCTGGACACCTGTGGAGTGACAGCAACAATTGCTAACAATGCAACAAAAATTGATCGAACCTTCTATCCCTGGATGGGACTGTTGGTAACGCACAAAAACACCATGGAACCGTTAACGTACATCGAGAGCGCAGTGGTATTGATCAGCGATCGATATGCACTAGCTCCAGCCCACATTGTGAACAACTCTGTGTCATG GCGATTTGTCGTTCTGGGACAGTGCAATGAATTGATTTTGGCCAGCTGTGCAAACTCGAATTGTGACCATTTGTTCCACAAAATGGAAATTAAGAACATCCTCATCCATCCCTCGTACACCGGCGACCCAAAGCGTCACAACATCGCTCTCATTGAGTTCATGAAACCAGCCGATCTGCAACATCCTTACATCAATCCCATATGCTTGCCACTCGTTCAAGAGATCCGGAATATTTATCCGCCAGAATTGACGGTGATGCCATACAGAAACTATGATAATGAAATCAAAAATGTGGCATCGGTGCATCCTTCCATCTGTCAAGAGCGATTTGCGCAGGAAGGAATGTTGCTATCATTAGATCAAATTCCCAAATGCGTCGAGGACACGGCTAAAATAGTGAGAAAACGTGTGATCCTTAAATCTGGTGCCTTGCTACAAACTACGTCCCAGATTGGCGGTAGAGATCGTTACTTCCTCAGGGGCATTAACATCCACAATGATACTCTTGCAAAAGAATATCAATACTTGCCGTACGCGTTCACGGACACCGACTTGTATCTTGACTGGATCTTGACTAATATGAAAGCACCATCCGACCAGAACTCCACTGCAACAAAAGCTCTGGATGAGTATCAACCTGCTGATTTCGGTCCAGTTAATCTTCCTGCTGTGAAGATGCACATTCAGAATGGATCGCTCGATCAGAACACCTGTGGAGTGTATCCGAAAGTTCAGGAATCAACGAATAAGCTCTACTCTCCCTGGATGGGATATGTGACTGCTCATCCCGATCCTAAGGATCTGTTGTGTGTAGTGCTTTTGATAAGCGAACGATTTGTCGTCGGGCCCGTTCACACTATCATCGATCGTACTGA CATCAAAGTTCAGCTTGGCAGTATGATCGACTCATCCGATGTGGAGTGCGAGGAAGGCGACGAGTCTACGCTTTGCGATCCTGAGCTGCAGCGCATTCCCATCACGAGAATGATTGTTCATCCGCACTTCAACCCTTCAGATTACAGTAACGACATCATGCTGCTGCAACTCTCACGATCGGTGAGAAAACCACAAATCAATCCGATCTGCTTGCCGGTTGTCGATCAGATTCGAAGCTACGATATTGCAAACGTAAGAGGCCACGCCTTCAACTTGGTCTCATTGAACTTCGTTGCAAAGAAGCTGGACGAACACACGTACATTCCCTCTTCCGAGTGTCAAAAGCGGTGGAACCAACTGGCACTGAACTGGCAGCTCGAAAACGTCACCCAATGTGTAGTGGCTCAATTTTCACCGAACACGGAATGTTTGACGACACTGCCCGGGTTCCCTGTGTACACGCTTCAAACATTCAATGGCATGGAAAGGCTTTTCCTGCGCGGTTTCGCTAAGGCATGGCCACATTTCTGTAGCAAATACTATCCCGTCATTTACACTAGCATCGATGCTCACCTGGACTGGATACTTGAGACCATAAACTAA
- the LOC118507748 gene encoding uncharacterized protein LOC118507748 isoform X2 — MDSKFCISLLVGLVLGVICHETSAQNYRMVCGRRRVKSVYLNRNGLDAKPGHWPWHAAIYDSKGVDYKCGGTVIDENTILTAASCVFEGSVINASDISVYLGRIHLSEDTEYTQALDAEEIILHPAFSGDVSNDIALIKLATNITMTKFVQPVCLWTMNDNPYTIRGMKGTIVGFGSENHLKQKTLGVVDATRCVASDREGFGKLRVSEMLCVAGQEGTGACDGDGGGGLFFEVEGKWYVRGIVSYISGDTENEICTTTKHAAFTDVTKYVNWIKKYIDPDILPVSSDLTDLDYDEKLQLFDLTTCGVASNSIAAGGVPWTLPWLGFVGIYRSLDNTVDKRCVVTLLNEWYAVGPAHCFQNDGLERRVLFGGNTELAQTNCDDQMSKEPCESPTQMLQIQRIIIHPTYNINNTVDNIALIELLDPADTTQPNVRPICIPIVPKLRSNATTDLSIATQTSSPISFVSKPVDYIDSENCTDKYDRQGFPLFLESKRFCTQISTVEEQNCTQLKAGTPLQERRKIIGKEQFFLRGFDLFEQSCSASLPSVHSNVNAYLDWMLYNMRYSVLEEADDTTNDEDTLIEESWNQLRHDPDQEKISFFNLDTCGVTATIANNATKIDRTFYPWMGLLVTHKNTMEPLTYIESAVVLISDRYALAPAHIVNNSVSWRFVVLGQCNELILASCANSNCDHLFHKMEIKNILIHPSYTGDPKRHNIALIEFMKPADLQHPYINPICLPLVQEIRNIYPPELTVMPYRNYDNEIKNVASVHPSICQERFAQEGMLLSLDQIPKCVEDTAKIVRKRVILKSGALLQTTSQIGGRDRYFLRGINIHNDTLAKEYQYLPYAFTDTDLYLDWILTNMKAPSDQNSTATKALDEYQPADFGPVNLPAVKMHIQNGSLDQNTCGVYPKVQESTNKLYSPWMGYVTAHPDPKDLLCVVLLISERFVVGPVHTIIDRTDIKVQLGSMIDSSDVECEEGDESTLCDPELQRIPITRMIVHPHFNPSDYSNDIMLLQLSRSVRKPQINPICLPVVDQIRSYDIANVRGHAFNLVSLNFVAKKLDEHTYIPSSECQKRWNQLALNWQLENVTQCVVAQFSPNTECLTTLPGFPVYTLQNINGRDRLFLRGFAKAWPHFCSKYYPVIYTNIDTYSDWILQNMDASLDYQQLSFDLHKELLFT; from the exons ATGGACTCAAAGTTCTGCATCTCTTTGCTAGTGGGGCTCGTGCTCGGTGTGATCTGTCATGAAACATCGGCCCAGAACTATCGGATGGTTTGTGGCAGACGTAGGGTGAAATCGGTATATCTCAACCGAAATGGACTCGACGCAAAGCCGGGCCACTGGCCATGGCATGCGGCCATTTACGATAGTAAAGGAGTCGACTATAAGTGTGGCGGAACCGTCATCGACGAGAACACCATCCTAACAG CTGCTAGCTGTGTCTTTGAAGGTAGCGTGATAAACGCAAGCGACATTTCCGTCTACCTCGGGCGCATCCATCTGTCGGAGGACACCGAGTACACCCAGGCACTTGATGCAGAGGAAATAATACTGCATCCGGCGTTCAGTGGAGACGTTTCCAACGATATTGCCCTGATCAAGCTGGCGACCAACATCACCATGACGAAGTTTGTACAACCCGTTTGCTTGTGGACCATGAACGACAATCCATACACGATCAGGGGCATGAAGGGAACGATCGTCGGCTTTGGTTCGGAAAATCATTTGAAGCAAAAGACACTTGGTGTCGTCGATGCTACGAGATGCGTGGCGAGCGATCGGGAAGGGTTCGGAAAATTGCGCGTGTCGGAAATGTTATGTGTCGCAGGACAGGAAGGTACGGGTGCGTGTGACGGAGACGGTGGCGGCGGTTTGTTCTTCGAAGTCGAGGGCAAATGGTATGTCCGAGGCATCGTTTCGTACATTTCGGGTGACACTGAAAATGAAATATGTACTACCACTAAACATGCCGCCTTCACCGACGTTACCAAGTACGTCAACTGGATTAAGAAGTACATCGATCCTGACATACTGCCAGTTAGCTCAGACTTAACCGATTTGGATTATGATGAAAAGCTTCAACTGTTTGATTTGACTACGTGTGGTGTGGCATCAAACTCGATCGCCGCCGGAGGTGTACCATGGACCTTACCATGGCTCGGGTTTGTCGGAATCTATAGGTCTTTGGACAATACTGTCGATAAGCGGTGTGTAGTGACGCTGCTTAATGAATGGTACGCTGTTGGGCCTGCACATTGCTTCCAGAACGATGGTTTAGA ACGACGCGTTCTTTTCGGTGGTAACACCGAGCTTGCACAAACGAATTGTGATGATCAAATGAGTAAGGAGCCTTGCGAAAGTCCTACGCAAATGCTCCAGATCCAACGAATCATCATTCATCCAACGTACAACATTAATAACACCGTGGACAATATAGCGCTTATTGAGCTGCTTGACCCAGCCGATACAACACAACCGAATGTACGACCCATCTGCATACCCATCGTACCCAAGCTTCGGTCAAACGCCACCACGGACCTTAGCATTGCCACCCAAACATCATCTCCAATATCGTTTGTCAGCAAACCGGTTGACTACATCGATTCCGAGAACTGCACGGACAAGTACGATCGACAAGGGTTCCCCCTGTTTCTCGAATCCAAACGATTCTGCACCCAAATCTCTACTGTCGAAGAACAGAACTGCACACAGCTCAAAGCTGGCACGCCTCTCCAAGAGCGAAGGAAAATCATCGGAAAGGAGCAGTTTTTCCTGCGAGGATTTGATTTGTTCGAACAGTCTTGTTCAGCATCACTGCCTTCTGTCCACAGTAATGTCAATGCCTATTTGGACTGGATGTTGTACAACATGAGATACAGTGTGTTGGAGGAAGCCGACGACACAACGAACGATGAGGATACACTGATAGAGGAAAGCTGGAATCAGTTGCGCCACGATCCAGACCAGGAGAAGATTTCGTTTTTCAATCTGGACACCTGTGGAGTGACAGCAACAATTGCTAACAATGCAACAAAAATTGATCGAACCTTCTATCCCTGGATGGGACTGTTGGTAACGCACAAAAACACCATGGAACCGTTAACGTACATCGAGAGCGCAGTGGTATTGATCAGCGATCGATATGCACTAGCTCCAGCCCACATTGTGAACAACTCTGTGTCATG GCGATTTGTCGTTCTGGGACAGTGCAATGAATTGATTTTGGCCAGCTGTGCAAACTCGAATTGTGACCATTTGTTCCACAAAATGGAAATTAAGAACATCCTCATCCATCCCTCGTACACCGGCGACCCAAAGCGTCACAACATCGCTCTCATTGAGTTCATGAAACCAGCCGATCTGCAACATCCTTACATCAATCCCATATGCTTGCCACTCGTTCAAGAGATCCGGAATATTTATCCGCCAGAATTGACGGTGATGCCATACAGAAACTATGATAATGAAATCAAAAATGTGGCATCGGTGCATCCTTCCATCTGTCAAGAGCGATTTGCGCAGGAAGGAATGTTGCTATCATTAGATCAAATTCCCAAATGCGTCGAGGACACGGCTAAAATAGTGAGAAAACGTGTGATCCTTAAATCTGGTGCCTTGCTACAAACTACGTCCCAGATTGGCGGTAGAGATCGTTACTTCCTCAGGGGCATTAACATCCACAATGATACTCTTGCAAAAGAATATCAATACTTGCCGTACGCGTTCACGGACACCGACTTGTATCTTGACTGGATCTTGACTAATATGAAAGCACCATCCGACCAGAACTCCACTGCAACAAAAGCTCTGGATGAGTATCAACCTGCTGATTTCGGTCCAGTTAATCTTCCTGCTGTGAAGATGCACATTCAGAATGGATCGCTCGATCAGAACACCTGTGGAGTGTATCCGAAAGTTCAGGAATCAACGAATAAGCTCTACTCTCCCTGGATGGGATATGTGACTGCTCATCCCGATCCTAAGGATCTGTTGTGTGTAGTGCTTTTGATAAGCGAACGATTTGTCGTCGGGCCCGTTCACACTATCATCGATCGTACTGA CATCAAAGTTCAGCTTGGCAGTATGATCGACTCATCCGATGTGGAGTGCGAGGAAGGCGACGAGTCTACGCTTTGCGATCCTGAGCTGCAGCGCATTCCCATCACGAGAATGATTGTTCATCCGCACTTCAACCCTTCAGATTACAGTAACGACATCATGCTGCTGCAACTCTCACGATCGGTGAGAAAACCACAAATCAATCCGATCTGCTTGCCGGTTGTCGATCAGATTCGAAGCTACGATATTGCAAACGTAAGAGGCCACGCCTTCAACTTGGTCTCATTGAACTTCGTTGCAAAGAAGCTGGACGAACACACGTACATTCCCTCTTCCGAGTGTCAAAAGCGGTGGAACCAACTGGCACTGAACTGGCAGCTCGAAAACGTCACCCAATGTGTAGTGGCTCAATTTTCACCGAACACGGAATGTTTGACGACACTGCCCGG